A region from the Mucilaginibacter sp. CSA2-8R genome encodes:
- a CDS encoding TlpA disulfide reductase family protein, producing the protein MKKIFNVLALSLISLTGAAQSQNFTITGHIGSLNAPAKVYLNYMTDRQDHLDSSTLVNGNFKFAGKIKPYSSARMALDHQGVGKDRATHGSDVIYFHFSGENLIIDSKDSLSNARITGSKTYAEYATYVKAVGPMPWDIDKISNAEIAAAPELASDTAFTNQVARHHFKMLRDYQTKNLQFAKSNPNSYYAPVALFTTAANDKTVTVAEQVFKTMPPQIQATDAGKTIQEFINAHYRLKVGAAAPDFTQVNVDGKPVTLSSFKGKVVLIDFWASWCSPCRQEVPNIVNQYKQYKDKGFEIISVSLDNSRSKWLLALKQENMSWPQLSDLKGESNAVARLYGVSAIPATFLVDKDGKLLSTGLRGEELNKKLAAMFAN; encoded by the coding sequence ATGAAAAAGATATTTAATGTGCTGGCTTTATCGCTCATATCGCTCACCGGCGCAGCACAATCACAGAATTTTACCATTACCGGCCATATTGGCTCTTTAAATGCTCCGGCTAAAGTGTACCTGAACTACATGACCGACCGTCAGGATCACTTGGACTCATCTACCCTGGTGAATGGCAACTTTAAGTTTGCCGGCAAAATAAAGCCGTATAGTTCTGCACGCATGGCGCTTGATCATCAAGGTGTAGGTAAGGATAGGGCCACACATGGTAGCGATGTTATTTACTTTCACTTTAGCGGCGAAAACCTTATCATCGACTCTAAAGATTCGTTAAGCAATGCCCGGATTACCGGGTCTAAAACGTATGCAGAGTATGCAACCTATGTTAAAGCCGTTGGCCCTATGCCATGGGATATTGATAAAATTTCTAACGCCGAAATAGCAGCAGCTCCTGAACTGGCTTCTGATACAGCCTTTACCAACCAGGTGGCACGCCACCACTTTAAGATGCTGCGCGACTATCAAACCAAAAACCTGCAGTTTGCTAAAAGCAATCCAAACTCTTATTACGCGCCGGTAGCATTATTTACTACTGCCGCAAATGACAAAACAGTTACTGTTGCTGAACAGGTTTTTAAGACGATGCCTCCCCAAATACAGGCTACCGATGCCGGAAAAACAATACAAGAATTTATAAATGCCCATTACCGTCTTAAAGTAGGCGCGGCAGCACCAGATTTTACACAGGTGAACGTTGATGGCAAACCGGTAACATTATCATCTTTTAAGGGAAAAGTGGTGCTGATAGATTTTTGGGCAAGCTGGTGCTCACCGTGCCGCCAGGAAGTTCCAAATATTGTTAACCAGTATAAACAGTATAAAGATAAGGGGTTTGAAATTATATCAGTGTCTCTGGATAACAGCAGATCAAAATGGTTACTGGCCCTTAAACAAGAAAATATGAGCTGGCCACAACTATCCGACCTTAAAGGCGAAAGCAATGCGGTTGCCCGCTTGTATGGGGTATCTGCTATTCCGGCCACATTTTTAGTAGATAAAG